One region of Grus americana isolate bGruAme1 chromosome 20, bGruAme1.mat, whole genome shotgun sequence genomic DNA includes:
- the PTGS1 gene encoding prostaglandin G/H synthase 1 — MGGGCRVRVPPAAGLRRAGLRLLLAHAVLLCASGSAATDGSVNPCCYYPCQHQGVCVRVGLAGYECDCTRTGYFGANCTSPELWMRLHDLLKPSPAFYHFILTHFKWFWDIINSTFIRDTLMRLVLTVRANLIPSPPTFNSDYGYISWEAYSNVSYYTRVLPPVPDDCPTPMGTKGKQQLPDPQLLAERFLLRQKFEADPQGTNLMFAFFAQHFTHQFFKTSGKMGRGFTKALGHGVDLGHLYGDSLQRQHQLRLFRDGKLKFQVVDGEVYPPMVTDAPVHMVYPPTIPKEKQMAMGQEVFGLLPGLCMYATLWLREHNRVCDILKQEHPTWSDEQLFQTARLILIGETIKIVIEDYVQHLSGYFLSLKFDPELLFGTQFQYRNRIAVEFNQLYHWHGLMPDSFIIQGQEYSYEQFLYNTSMLMDYGVEALVESFSKQIAGRIGGRQTINANVLKVAVGVIRESRQLRLQPFNEYRKRFGMKPYKSFQELTGEEEKAAELEELYGDIDALEFYLGLLLEKPQPNGIFGESMVEIGAPFSLKGLLGNPICSPEYWKPSTFGGATGFEIVKTASLEKLVCLNVKKCPYVAFRVPDAAENGSPRGGGSSTEL; from the exons ATGGGCGGTGGGTGCCGGGTCCGGGTCCCGCCGGCCGCGGGGCTgcgccgggccgggctgcggctgctccTCGCCCACGCCGTGCTGCTCTGCGCCTCCGGGAGCGCCGCGACCGACGGCTCCG TGAATCCCTGTTGCTATTACCCCTGCCAACACCAAGGGGTGTGCGTGAGGGTTGGCCTGGCAGGATACGAGTGCGACTGCACGCGGACGGGATACTTCGGAGCCAACTGCACCTCCC CCGAGCTCTGGATGCGCCTCCATGACCTGCTGAAGCCCAGTCCTGCCTTCTACCACTTCATCCTGACCCACTTCAAGTGGTTTTGGGACATTATCAACAGCACGTTCATCCGGGACACACTCATGAGGCTTGTGCTCACAG TTCGTGCCAATCtcatccccagcccccccacctTCAACTCTGACTACGGCTACATCAGCTGGGAGGCCTACTCCAACGTCAGCTATTACACCCGTGTCCTCCCGCCTGTGCCGGATGACTGCCCAACACCCATGGGGACCAAAG ggaagcagcagctccccgaCCCCCAACTCCTGGCAGAGAGGTTCCTACTGCGGCAGAAGTTTGAAGCCGATCCCCAAGGCACCAACCTGATGTTCGCCTTCTTCGCCCAGCATTTCACCCACCAGTTCTTCAAGACATCTGGGAAGATGGGACGCGGCTTCACCAAGGCGCTGGGGCATGGG GTGGATCTCGGCCACTTGTATGGGGACAGCCTGCAGCGGCAGCACCAGCTGCGGCTCTTCAGAGATGGGAAGCTGAAATTCCAG GTGGTGGATGGAGAGGTGTACCCGCCCATGGTCACTGATGCTCCGGTCCACATGGTCTACCCACCTACCATCCCCAAGGAGAAGCAGATGGCGATGGGCCAGGAGGTGTTTGGGCTGCTGCCGGGGCTCTGCATGTATGCCACGCTCTGGCTGCGCGAGCACAACCGCGTCTGCGACATACTGAAACAGGAGCATCCCACCTGGAGCGACGAGCAGCTCTTCCAGACAGCTCGTCTCATCCTCATCG GGGAGACCATTAAGATTGTCATTGAAGACTATGTCCAGCATCTCAGCGGGTACTTCCTAAGCCTCAAGTTCGACCCCGAGCTGCTGTTTGGGACACAGTTCCAGTACCGGAATCGCATCGCAGTGGAGTTCAACCAGCTTTATCACTGGCATGGGCTGATGCCCGACTCCTTCATCATCCAGGGACAAGAGTACAGCTATGAGCAGTTCCTCTACAACACCTCCATGCTCATGGACTACGGCGTGGAGGCACTGGTGGAGTCCTTTTCCAAGCAGATTGCAGGAAGG ATCGGTGGGAGACAAACCATCAATGCCAACGTCTTGAAAGTGGCTGTTGGAGTCATCAGGGAATCCCGGCAGCTGAGGCTACAGCCGTTTAATGAGTATCGGAAGAGGTTTGGCATGAAGCCCTACAAGTCCTTTCAGGAGCTAACAG gagaggaagagaaggcgGCAGAGCTGGAAGAGCTGTATGGAGACATTGATGCTCTGGAGTTTTATCTGGGCTTGCTGCTTGAGAAACCCCAACCCAATGGTATTTTTGGTGAAAGCATGGTGGAGATCGGAGCCCCGTTTTCCCTGAAGGGGCTTCTTGGAAACCCCATCTGCTCTCCAGAGTACTGGAAACCCAGTACATTCGGTGGAGCAACTGGCTTCGAGATAGTTAAGACAGCATCGCTTGAGAAGCTCGTGTGCCTCAATGTGAAGAAGTGCCCATATGTGGCGTTTCGTGTGCCGGATGCTGCGGAAAATGGCAGCCCTCGGGGTGGTGGATCATCTACTGAGCTGTAG